TCTTGAAATTCTGAGAGGCGCCGAATTCGCTTACCGGGTTGCGAGCCCAGAGGGCAAAGGCCTTCAGGCCCGCAAGGTAGTTTCGCTTGAGGGCGGGGTCTGTCTTTGTTCGATTGAGTAGATGCATCGAATGTCACCTCTTCTTCTTGTGTGTAGTTGTAATCGGGTGCAGCTTCCCGGCATTTTCCAGCGCGCCGCGGGCCCAGATTGCGATGGACGTCTCAATGGCCTCGCGCCGGGTTACTCCCAGGCGCTCGCAGAACTCGGGGCGCGGCGCATTGTCGAGAATCAGGTTGAGGTTTGCCAGGGCGGTGTCGGCATGCAGGTCCTTGCGGATGCTCGGGCGCAACAGGTTCGCACCCATTCGCCGCCACTTGCCGACTTCATCCTCGAAGATCCTGAAAGCCTCGGGGTGATCTCGCTCGATGTCGTCCCAGAACGCGGGCGAGTATTCCGAGACCTTTTGCGACCACGCCTTCGCCCAGTGCATGAGTCCCTCGGCCGCCGAGTCGAACTTCCGATCTCTGGGCATCGCCGCCTGCGACTCGGCCAGATCCTCGGCCCAGCGTTCAACCAGCGCCGTTACGATGTCGTCCTTGGATCCGAAGTGCTTGTAGAGGGTGGTGGCGCTCATGCGCAGCTCGGCGGCCAGCTCGCCCATGACGATCGAGCGGGTGCCGGAGCGACGGGCCTTCTCCGAAAAGGCCGTCAGGATGCGCTCTCGCACCTCATCTGAATCATTTCCCCTGCGCCCGGGGCGGGGGCTGGCTGCCGCGCTCATGCCTCCGTCTCCTGAATAAGTAATATATGTACTCTATAATTACTGTCAATCTCTATTTTGAAATGTCAGATATATTACGAGTTTGTTCGTCTATCGCCTTGGCTGTAATATCTGATTAGCCGGCTGATCAGCCCGCGGGGAGATTCCATGAGCGAATTCAAGACGCTGACCTATGAAAAG
The Chrysiogenia bacterium genome window above contains:
- a CDS encoding TetR/AcrR family transcriptional regulator, encoding MSAAASPRPGRRGNDSDEVRERILTAFSEKARRSGTRSIVMGELAAELRMSATTLYKHFGSKDDIVTALVERWAEDLAESQAAMPRDRKFDSAAEGLMHWAKAWSQKVSEYSPAFWDDIERDHPEAFRIFEDEVGKWRRMGANLLRPSIRKDLHADTALANLNLILDNAPRPEFCERLGVTRREAIETSIAIWARGALENAGKLHPITTTHKKKR